CGGATCGCCCTGCAGCGCGTGGTCGCACTCCCAGGCGATGAACTGGTACTGACCACACGAACTGCACGCGGCGCGCGACTCGATCTGCGGATCGGGTCGCGCGCCGTCTCTATCTGCGGGGTCGCAGGAGCGCTACGGTGTGACTGACGGCTGGGGCGTCGCCGATTCGGAGGAGGACGCGTGCACGCAGCTGGGTGGGAACACGTTCCGCAGCAGGTGTCGACGGGCTCCCTTCCCGGATGGGATCGCGTCGAGGAGATCGTGCGTGACGCGCATCGTCGGTTCGCCGACGATCAGCGCGGCGAGGTCGCCGACTACATCCCCGTGCTGGCGGAGGCGGACCCGGCACTCTTCGGGCTCGCGGTGATCGAGGTGGGCGGTGGGCTGCACGACGCCGGCGACGCGCAGCATCTGTTCTCGATCCAATCGATCTCGAAGATGTTCGTCTACGCGCTGGCCGTGCAGGAGCACGGGCATCAACATGTGCGTGACATCGTCGGTGTGAACAACACCGGTCTGCCTTTCAACTCGGTGATGGCACTCGAACTCAACGCGGGGCACCCGATGAACCCGATGGTCAACGCGGGCGCGATCGCCACGACTGCGCTGATGCCGGGCGCGACACCGGCGGAGCAATGGGAGCGCGTGCGGGAAGGTCTCTCGGCTTTCGCCGGTCGTCAGCTGAGCATGGACGGCGTCGTCTACGCGTCGGAGGTCGAGACGAACGAGCGCAATCGCGCGCTCGGACGCCTGCTCAAGAGCTACGGGCGCCTGGAGGGTGATCCGGACGAGATCGTGGACGTGTACACGCGACAATGCGCGTTGAGCGTCAGCGCGCACGACCTGGCCGTGATGGGGGCGACCCTGGCGGACGGGGGAGTGAACCCGATCACGGGGGAGCGCGTGGTCTCGGCCGACGTCTGCCGAGACACGCTCGCCGTCGTCGCATCCACCGGCCTGTACGAGCGTTCGGGGGAGTGGCTGTTCGAGATCGGACTTCCCGCGAAGTCGGGCGTCGCCGGCGGCATCGTGGCGATCGCGCCCGGCAAGGGGGCGGCAGCCGGATTCTCTCCCCGGCTTGACCCCGCGGGGAACTCGGTGCGGTCGCAGCTCGCGATCGGCTACCTCTCGCGCACGCTCGGGCTCAACCTCTTCGCCTCGGCGCCGGCCGTCGCCGAACAGCCGCGCGTGTGAACCTCGACACCGATCGCGTCAGAAACCGAACCGAGGGAACAGCATGACCGAGATCTCCCAGCCACAGATGCAGACGCCCGCGAAGACCTCCTGGCTACCCATGATCAGTCTCTTCCTCGCGCAGGTGCTGATGTCGTTCAACGTGGCGGCGTTGCCCATCTCGCTCGGAGGCATGGTGAGCGAGTTCGGGGTTCCCCCGACGGTCGCGAGCACGACGATCGTGATGTACGGCCTCGCCGTCGCCGCCCTAGTGATGACGGGAGCCAAGCTGGGGCAGCGCGTCGGATGGGTGCTCATCTTCCGCGTGGTGATCGCCCTGTTCGCCGCATCCTCCGTGCTGATGCTCATCGCGCCGACCATCGGCTGGGTGATCGCCGGTCAAGCCGTCGCGGGCGCTGCGGCGGCGATCATCGTGCCGTCGATCGTGGCGCTGATCGCCGAGAACTATCGTGGTGCGCAGCAGGCGACGGCGATCGGCGCCATCGGTTCCGCTCGCGCGATCTCCGGTGTCACGGCGTTCCTCATCGGTGGCACGCTCGGAACCCTCGTGGGCTGGCGACCCATGTTCTTCATCGTGCTGGGGATCGCCGTCGTCGTCTTCGCCTTCAGCTTCACCCTTCGCGGCGACCGGGGTGACGCCTCGATCCGCATCGACCTCGTCGCCTCGCTCCTGATCGGTGCGGCGATCGTGCTCCTCACCCTCGGGTTCAACAACATCAACGGCTGGGGAGCGGTCGCCGCCACCGATGCCGCGCCGTTCAGCGTGCTCGGACTCTCGCCGGCGCCGTTGTTCATCGTGGTTGGCCTGGTGCTGGGGCAGTCGTTCTTCATCTGGACGCGGAGGCGGATGCGTGAGGGCAGAGTGCCGCTCATCGATCTGAGCGTGCTCGACTCGT
The sequence above is drawn from the Candidatus Microbacterium colombiense genome and encodes:
- the glsA gene encoding glutaminase A, giving the protein MHAAGWEHVPQQVSTGSLPGWDRVEEIVRDAHRRFADDQRGEVADYIPVLAEADPALFGLAVIEVGGGLHDAGDAQHLFSIQSISKMFVYALAVQEHGHQHVRDIVGVNNTGLPFNSVMALELNAGHPMNPMVNAGAIATTALMPGATPAEQWERVREGLSAFAGRQLSMDGVVYASEVETNERNRALGRLLKSYGRLEGDPDEIVDVYTRQCALSVSAHDLAVMGATLADGGVNPITGERVVSADVCRDTLAVVASTGLYERSGEWLFEIGLPAKSGVAGGIVAIAPGKGAAAGFSPRLDPAGNSVRSQLAIGYLSRTLGLNLFASAPAVAEQPRV
- a CDS encoding MFS transporter; protein product: MTEISQPQMQTPAKTSWLPMISLFLAQVLMSFNVAALPISLGGMVSEFGVPPTVASTTIVMYGLAVAALVMTGAKLGQRVGWVLIFRVVIALFAASSVLMLIAPTIGWVIAGQAVAGAAAAIIVPSIVALIAENYRGAQQATAIGAIGSARAISGVTAFLIGGTLGTLVGWRPMFFIVLGIAVVVFAFSFTLRGDRGDASIRIDLVASLLIGAAIVLLTLGFNNINGWGAVAATDAAPFSVLGLSPAPLFIVVGLVLGQSFFIWTRRRMREGRVPLIDLSVLDSSKERAAVYAMFIVVALEACVNFTIPLYIQIVQGRTPFDTSIAMMPFNLTVFITATLVVRFYRRYPPRTIGVFGFILTTGALVWLSFVVNNNWETLPTILGLVVFGIGQGALVTLVFNVLVTAAPAELAGDVGSLRGTTQNLASAVGTAVAGALLVSLLGISVGRAVVEHPELPPALVAQVDMDSLNFISNDDLREALAATDATPEQVDAAVEVNEASRLATLKLGLLLLAGISALAILPASRLPRYKPEEIPDPSPAAASE